TTTGGGGATTTATAATATGTGCATTTATGCTGGCAGCACCCGGTTCCAGACCCGGATGCATCCCTCTGCCAGTGTACTTTTGTGTTTACCATTCGTACGGTGGTCTACCCATCAGGACGAATGGCAGATGAGCCAGTGGAACTATAGTGACACAGATAAACACTTTTCGGAAAGtggcaaacaaaccaaacggtGTGATTTAACTAAATGTAAACGAAAATGTAAGCCACCATATGCAGCGGCTGTAAACGTTGGCCCAAGGCATAAggtgacaaacaaaaacgagcaCTCAAAATAGGTCCACAAACTGGGATGGAAATAGAATTCGGATTTCGTTTCAATTCTCCCATTGCCTCCGACGCAAAACGGAAGGTTCGACCAGATCCATTTGCACAGGATGGATGTGTTGTTAGACATTTACAGCCTAAGACAGGgagtttcttttgctttcttttcgtgTAACGGCTACTGACCGTACCGTAAGGTTTCATCCCCGGCACGTGtcgttcggtttcggtttccgTTTTTGCTATTATGCCGTTGACAGCTGACCGCCTTCTGCAGAGCCTGTTCCATTACGAAGAGGATACACGGAGAAGGTAAACAGGACAAGAATAAACAACAGAACACGATCGTTTCCGAATGTGTTGCAAGTACACTGGGGATAATTGTGGCAATAGGAATGGTAATTACTGGTTGAAGCACGTGTCGGCGTCTAAAGGGGAAAAGATTCGTGGAAGTCGGTAGAAAAGGTCAAATAGAAATGATGAAAGCAAGCTGCAAAGCTGTTAAATGTGTGTTGAACAGGTGACTTGTCTAGCGAAATTTCTTTGGTTGCCGTTCACTATTGATCATGCTGTGCTGGAATGGACAATACATCTAAAGCAACCTTAGAATTGTAAAGCTGTGATCTTCCATGCAGGGTTTCATTCACCTGTCAGACATGTCCGGAAGATCTTTTCAGTGTTTCATAGAGAACAAACTACTAAGCCGTTCGAGTGTGGTATTGCACTTTTCTCTTTATTGGATGTTCCGGTCGTTTCATTGTTTAAATTATCTTCTTACATGTGTCGAAAGTGTGAGCGTTTGGAAGCTATTTGGAAACAATATTGATTCAACAGTATACGATCAACCGTTGAGTATTCTTGGATGAAATCAGTAACACATTTTGGCAAGAACCTGACTATACTATACTCAGCAATGAAGTTCTCACATCCAAATTTTTATATCTTCCAACTCCATGCTGGCGAGTCTTCACGTCTAATTCGTAATCCTACACAATGTACTTTTAGATTTGATCGACTACCTAAATGGAGCAATATCAATTCTTGTTGGAGATCCAGATTCATCGTCTTGCGACTCGGTGATTGATCCACAATAGATCAGGGTTAGGATTGAATATCCGAGTACTTGAAAAGAATAATTCTTACATGCATTTTCACTACAGCATAATGACCTGTTGGGTCGCTAAACCAGGGAGAATACTAGGATATCCCAGAATACATCCAATAGTTAGAAACAATAACCAATAAAGCAGACATatagacaattttttttaactttacaaaaaaaatcaatcatcaaGTCATAAAATTATCTAATTTACGAGCCCCGTTAGAAATACAAACAAcggcataaaaatatatcgccaaaaaaaaaggtccagCTAAACGATACCTACTCCATCGCTATGTTTTCCCAGGCCCATCAACACCATACTTTCTACGGAAAATCTAACGGATTGAACGCAGAAGCAATGTGCTTGAGAGTGCAATAGTACACACGGTGCACCATACtacaatgaagaaaaaaaaaacgttcttgTCACTTTAGAATGCTACGAATCGAGATGGATACACCCAACAGGAACGGGgtggaataaaatataaacaaccTTCATGTACCGCGAGCTTTGTACGAAAAGAATTCCCTACACCGAAGATCACCGTATACAGTTCTATTCGTTCGTGAAAGTCATAAAATTTATGACACAATTGTCATAAGTGTTAATGTAATCTTTTTCCCGGCCATTCCCGGACCGTTTGAAGTGTTCGGAAAGTGAGGTAAAAGGTTTGGTTTTCGGTGCGTTAGGGATTTTAATTTCCCTCACTGTTTCATtccttttccctctctctctcactttctCTCTTACGGTGAACGAGTTGTTGACCCTAGGCAGACAAGGGTATAtagggaaatgaaaaaaacggaaacggaaCTCCGAACATCGGAAAGTGAGCAAAAACCCAGCGCCAATGCATCGGGGAATTCGTCCTGGAGGAGGGTTTCCAGACTTGTTTCTGGTAggcaatcaaaataaataatcaagaGCAAAAGAAAGCCAATCAACAGTGtacagaggaaaaaaaatcaagcacaACACTCGAAGATCACACCGAATGGTTGAGAGTGAATGCTATAATTTTGTCTTTTTACGACATTTATGCGTTGACATGAGGACATGAAGGATTCTACGCAATGTACGTACATTGGTGGATGCATTTCATATGTGTTGCTTTTCGAAGCCGAACAGCGTCGATCGTGTGCGAGAAGAAGAATGCTCCAGAGCTGGAGAATACAAGGACGAAAAAGGAAGAACGTATCAATCAGGAAAGGTAGCAATGCAAACATCAAGGAACTTCAGCAAACGTTTACCATTAAATCAATCCAACCTAAAACTCGAAAGGGGAAAGTGTATCCTTACGCATCTTCCTAACATGTAACTTTAAAGAACGACAAAAAagagttttttccccttttaatGTTGCCAGCATAACACTACGCTTCTGGTGccaatgtttatgtttgttttattttatgactTTCGTCAATTGAAACTTCCGGAACCGCTTTCCTGTGCAGCGATGTTTCAGCGATCTGCTCGAGCCTTTCGTGGATGGGACTGTACTTAGAATGAAAGGATAtaaaacagcacacaaaaaaacgaaggaagtACAATCAAATCAGTTTGAGAGCAGCATTATGAGGGCATACACGGGTAGAGTAACGATCCTTTTTGGCCAGCATGCATTTGAAGGAAAGGATTCTCTGTTGGAAGGATTCTCTGTGTAGGGCCATAGAACACCATAGAACAAGGATGCAacgtatttaaaacaaataaattattactgCACTGTTGCATGTTGATGGCTGATACCTTACGGCAAGCCTTCATGTGTGATCGGTATGCGCTATGAAAGGAGCAACAAAAGGGATGACTCTCGGTCATCCTGGTGGACAGTTCGTTAGGGACAGCTAGGCAGAAGGTACTGTACGCGGGACTCGGAACATTATGTAATCTGATCGGTTAacccgtttgttttttttctacagctGAATACCAAGGACAATGGTCCTCTTGAGAGGTCCTTTTCTAGATATTGGACCGGTTTCTCTACTGCTCTGGGGAATGGAGAAAGCAAAGACTATCGGATGGGATATTCAACTTTTGACCTAACTTCATGCTAccagtatttttttgtgtaaagcaTTAGGGAAAGCAGAACATCAAGTAAATGTATGACTAAATCGTAAAACCCGAAAGTTACGTTTCCCAGGCAAACGGTGACCACTGGTTCCAGGGTGTTGCAACACGGTCACACTAtgggcaacagcagcaattgaaacattttccaaataaTTAATCATACTGCCACTCGTTTCCTGAGGATGACTTTACCgtgctttgttttttgaacCGATCGTTTGGTGAGCGAAAGGGTTCTAAGACAAAACACGGTACAAGCTGTGCAATACGACCCAATGATGACCGTTGGTGATCCTTGCATAGATCTTCAAACAGCATCCAGAAACGGAACTAAGTTTAGCCCTGTCTAATTAATGATTCTATTCAGTTTTGTTGCAACGAAACTCTGCACATAACCCTACTTTCCATATCCTTCTACATTGAGAGTACGAATTCTTGATTGGACGCTGTTTACGATTGAGATTAAATCATGATTTGTCACGTCATCTGCTGTAGGCGCTGTGTTGGGTTAATTTTGAGAAGGTTGGGTAGGCTTAATCGTGACAAATCGTGGTCTATTTGTCCAGCCTAGAATGCATTTTGTTCTAAGGAAAATTTAGGCATAACTTttgattgatggttttcatcaaccGGTGGACAATGGAATGTTCCTGTTGCGGATTGATGCCAATGAGTTGCGTTGGTTCATTAGCATTCGGATGCATTAGATCACGggcaacaaaacattaatcatGGACAATATACAGCAAGACGGTGCAATGACCGTTATGGTGGACTTTTTGAAAGCATTActcaggaaaaaaaggaaacaaacgttAAAAGGATCAAACTAAAGATCATCCGTTTCCCATGAGAATCTGCATGTTTCATTCGGTATTTTGCAATGCTtatacttacttacttatcagGCGCTACAACCATCTTTGCTTGCTGTAGGAGTCATGCAGCCGTCGTCATCCAATCCGTTATCCCTGCCTTTTTTGGCGGACGCATCAACttactgttttatttactCAAATCTTTAGTGATACAATTTCTGCTCCAGTTTTGTCTTTTGGATCAATCTTTTGTCCTTTGGAATACTTGTTTAGTGGAATACTTGTTTAatgtgtaagaaaaaaaaagaatataaaataataaaaaaaataaaaaaatgttaaaacttgaaaatttcctaaggctaatttttgcacaactcaatttttgcctataactcggtcgttatccaacggatcgccaatctttaacctgtggtcgatagttGGCACCAAtaactatattttcttcttggacggccatgccctcagatgtctgtgtcagaagttattcgacgaaccaagttccataccctgtttgagaaaatgtaaaattttcctcatttttgcaccaaattttgcctataactcggtcgatatccaagggatcgccaatcgttaacctgtggtcgatagttGCCACCAataactacattttcttcttggacggccatgccatcAGATGTctttgccagaagttattcgaggaaccaagttccataccctgtttgagaaaatgtaaaattttcctcatttttgcaccaaattttgcctataactcggtcggtatccaacggatcgccaatctttaacctgtggtcgatagttGGCACCAataactacattttcttcttggacagccatgccctcagatgtctatgtcggaagttattcgagaaaccaagttccataccctgtttgagaaaatggaaaattttcctcatttttgagcaatttagcgaaatttataaatgcgatatattttgatgcgaatttgttgcaataagtttcttttcactcaaataatgctttaaattaaaaaaagaataaaaaatcagaaaaaaaattaaaaaaaaatttcaactcgaaaatttcataaggggtaccccttgccatttttttgagaaattttgcaaaaaaaattaaattgatttttttcaatgccaattggttgaaataattttcttttcattaaaataatgcttgaaataaaaaatagtaaaaaactgctgtaaattcaaacaaataaaaatagtctaggaaatattcaattttttagattttttttagtatttttcatatttttttacttcaaatatgatttgagtgaaaagaaacttatttcaaacaattcgcatgaaattaaatcaatttataaaattttgctaaattattcataaaaagGCTAGCAATAGCGACAGTAGCGTCCTCTGTACGTCAAAAGTTAAAATCGTATTGCTTCAACCCAAGGTATGTGCATTGCATAATGCCCGAAGAGGAAGAACCAAAACAGACTTCTGTTGgatattttgtaatatttattaaaataccgTTTGtctattagtttttatttacatgaTATTTTCCTATCACATCTATTTCAATTtagaaaccaaaagaaaaaggtggaaaactATATCATTCAGCATTGACAGTGTAGAACGTTTGTTATGACATATGAGTTGATGTGCCggctttgtttacattttatctCGAACGATAGAAAACTGAGAAAATGTTCTTCGCGAGACGCATTTTACCATTTCTTTCACAAAATACTCCCGCTCTAAGGCTTACTACCCGGTGTCTATCTTGTGAATCAAAAGTAAGTTAACGTATGCAGTTTATGCAAGTGCTTGCAATAATCGTTTACCCTTTCCCAAAGCCTGCACCATGGCCACGAAGAGTGTTTTCCGGTGTGCAACCGACTGGTGCTCTACATATTGGCAACTATCTGGGGGCAGTGAAACGATGGGTTGAACTGCAAGAGGCCGGAGAAGATGTTACGTACTGCATCGTTGATTTACACTCCATGACCATTCCACCGGTAAGCGGAAATTAATAGCAAAAGCCCGTTCAATGAAATGATCCAAATGATCCACATTCCACGACAGGAAGCAGAAACGTTACGTCATAATACGCTGCAAATGACTGCGACCTTGTTGGCCTGCGGTATTGATCCGGCACGTGCAACACTGTTTCTACAGTCAGCCGTTCCACAGCATGCAGAACTCTCCTGGATTCTCGGTTGCCTTACCACGATGGCTCGCCTAACGCATCTTCCGCAGTATAAGGAAAAGTCAGCCAACATGAAAGAAATTCCCTTGGGACTGTATCTGTATCCCGTGCTGCAAGCGGCTGATATTATGCTGTACAAAGCGACCCACGTCCCTGTCGGTGAGGATCAAATTCAGCAGCTACAGCTTGCACAATCGCTGGCACGCGCATTTAACAATAAGTATGGCAGAACGTTTCCATCCTGCGAGACGCTCGTAAACGATGGTAGCCGGCTAAAGTCGCTACGGGATCCTTCGAAAAAGATGTCCAAGTCTGATCCCGATCCAAAGAGCTGCATTATGCTGATCGATTCGGCGGACATGGTGCTGGAGAAGGTGAAGAAATCGGTAACGGATTTCAAGTCGGAGGTAACGTTCAATCCCGAGGAACGACCGGGTGTGTCTAACCTTATCACCATCCATTCGCTCGTGAGTGGAAAAACTCCGGACGAGATATGTCGGGAAGCGGAGGGCAAAAATACTGGCCAGTATAAGTTGATGGTAGCGGACGCATTGATCGAACATTTGCGACCGATCCGAGAGCGTATGGAACGGTACACACAGGATGTGGGCTTTCTAGCGAGCGTTATCGAGGAAGGTAGTGAACGGGCAAGAACGATAGCGGAACAAACGATTGACGAGGTGAAGGCAAAAATAGGTGTTGACTGTTTTAACGTGAAGCGGTTACAAAGAACCATGCGACATGAGAATAAATATTAgttcaaaaacaaatacatgaACTACTCGTGCATCGAAATCCAAGTATgcatcagttttgtttttgctacaaCTCGTCATACTTAGCAATTGTTTTCTAGAAGTCTAGAGACCTATAATTATCAAGTTTCGCGACATCCAAAAAAGAACGGCAGTTCCTATTAAAGTATTTTACAAATTCTGTTAACGGTTTTCTCTTAAAATGGCACAAACAAAAtctgttgcaaaattttggA
The DNA window shown above is from Anopheles funestus chromosome 3RL, idAnoFuneDA-416_04, whole genome shotgun sequence and carries:
- the LOC125768404 gene encoding tryptophan--tRNA ligase, mitochondrial, encoding MFFARRILPFLSQNTPALRLTTRCLSCESKPAPWPRRVFSGVQPTGALHIGNYLGAVKRWVELQEAGEDVTYCIVDLHSMTIPPEAETLRHNTLQMTATLLACGIDPARATLFLQSAVPQHAELSWILGCLTTMARLTHLPQYKEKSANMKEIPLGLYLYPVLQAADIMLYKATHVPVGEDQIQQLQLAQSLARAFNNKYGRTFPSCETLVNDGSRLKSLRDPSKKMSKSDPDPKSCIMLIDSADMVLEKVKKSVTDFKSEVTFNPEERPGVSNLITIHSLVSGKTPDEICREAEGKNTGQYKLMVADALIEHLRPIRERMERYTQDVGFLASVIEEGSERARTIAEQTIDEVKAKIGVDCFNVKRLQRTMRHENKY